A section of the Castanea sativa cultivar Marrone di Chiusa Pesio chromosome 12, ASM4071231v1 genome encodes:
- the LOC142621165 gene encoding putative receptor-like protein kinase At5g24010 — protein MVIKNLYFLSLILVSLLISFSTSFTPLDNYLLNCGSTTNTSLDNRLFLADSTKPGSDFLTARRSIPLNKQNPPANSSNLYHTARVFTTSSGYKFNINGNGTHLVRLHFSPFVAQGFNLTSAKFSVLVNGVLLLTSSHLDYGNNSNSAVLKEYILEIDGNVADVVFTPVNDSSFGFVNAIEVFSAPKDFIIDVGIRLISVDGSADFKKLSSKVLETIHRINVGGPKLTPFNDTLWRTWIPDDDYLVLKSAAKHVSTTHRPNYQPGGVSQEIGPDAVYMTAQEMNRLNTNLDSGFNITWNFPVGSGGAQYLVRLHFCDIVSRALNSLYFNVYLNGYLAYGDLDLSVLTSHVLASPFYVDFVVDSDDSGVVQVSVGPSVLSTTLKMNAILNGAEIMKMVNLERSDMGSKKTIWVLVGSIVGGIVGLCVVVVLLAVLLAMKCRRKKPKPRRAESVAWTPLRVYGGSSHSRMSDVTAYGSPGTNGYLALRIPFADIQSATNNFDQNLIIGSGGFGTVYKGVLRDSIKVAVKRGVPGSRQGLPEFQTEITVLSKIRHRHLVSLVGYCEEQSEMILVYEYMEKGPLKNHLYGSGIPPLSWKQRLQICIGSARGLHYLHTGSAQGIIHRDIKSTNILLDENYVAKVADFGLSKDGPCLNESHVSTGVKGSFGYLDPEYFRRQQLTDKSDVYSFGVVLFEVLCARPAVDPLLAREQVNLAEWAMQWYKKGMLEKIIDPHLVGQIKPSSLKKFGETAEKCLADYGVDRPTMGDVLWNLECALQLQETRQQREPHEDGNIDVPELPTPGIEPCAPSINTRTEGEDGDPTSDMSTTKVFSQLITNEGR, from the coding sequence ATGGTGATCAAAAACCTTTACTTCCTTTCTTTAATTCTTGTCTCTCTCCTTATCTCCTTCTCAACTTCTTTCACTCCCTTAGACAACTACCTCCTCAACTGTGGCTCAACTACCAACACTTCTCTCGATAACCGCCTCTTTCTCGCAGATTCAACCAAACCCGGTTCGGATTTTCTCACAGCACGCCGGTCCATTCCACTCAACAAGCAAAACCCACCTGCAAACTCATCCAATTTGTACCATACAGCTAGAGTTTTCACCACCAGTTCAGGGTACAAGTTTAACATCAATGGAAATGGGACTCATTTGGTACGTTTGCATTTCTCACCCTTTGTAGCTCAAGGTTTTAATCTTACTTCTGCAAAGTTTAGTGTTTTGGTTAATGGGGTTTTGCTTCTGACAAGCTCACATTTGGATTATGGTAACAATAGTAATAGTGCTGTCCTTAAAGAGTATATATTAGAAATAGATGGAAATGTGGCTGATGTTGTGTTCACTCCCGTAAATGATTCGAGTTTCGGGTTTGTCAATGCAATCGAAGTTTTTTCAGCTCCTAAAGACTTTATAATTGATGTGGGAATTAGGTTAATTAGTGTTGATGGAAGTGCAGATTTCAAGAAACTTTCATCAAAGGTTTTAGAGACTATTCACAGGATTAATGTTGGAGGTCCAAAATTGACACCTTTTAATGATACCCTATGGAGAACTTGGATCCCTGATGATGATTATCTTGTTTTGAAATCAGCTGCAAAGCATGTGAGCACCACTCACCGGCCGAATTATCAGCCTGGAGGTGTAAGTCAAGAGATTGGGCCTGATGCTGTGTATATGACTGCCCAAGAAATGAAtaggttaaacacaaatttGGATTCAGGGTTTAACATCACTTGGAATTTTCCAGTGGGTTCAGGTGGTGCTCAATACTTGGTTCGATTGCATTTCTGTGATATTGTTAGTCGTGCACTTAACTCACTGTACTTCAATGTATATCTCAATGGGTACCTTGCATATGGGGATCTTGATTTGTCAGTACTTACGTCCCATGTGCTTGCATCTCCATTCTATGTGGATTTTGTTGTGGATTCAGATGATTCAGGGGTTGTGCAAGTAAGTGTTGGTCCTTCTGTTCTGAGTACTACTTTGAAAATGAATGCTATATTGAATGGGGCAGAAATTATGAAAATGGTGAATCTTGAGAGGTCAGATATGGGCTCGAAGAAGACTATTTGGGTTCTTGTGGGTTCAATTGTTGGTGGCATTGTTGGTCTATGTGTAGTGGTAGTGTTACTTGCAGTGCTGCTTGCCATGAAATGCAGGAGGAAGAAACCAAAGCCAAGACGTGCAGAAAGTGTGGCTTGGACACCTTTACGTGTGTATGGGGGCAGTTCACACAGTAGAATGTCTGATGTGACAGCCTATGGATCTCCTGGAACAAATGGATATCTTGCATTGAGAATCCCTTTTGCTGATATTCAATCGGCAACAAACAATTTTGACCAGAATCTGATTATAGGATCTGGTGGATTTGGAACGGTTTACAAAGGGGTTCTTAGAGACAGTATAAAGGTTGCAGTGAAGAGAGGTGTGCCAGGATCCAGGCAGGGCCTTCCAGAATTCCAGACTGAAATAACAGTTCTGTCCAAAATTCGCCACCGCCATCTTGTTTCTCTTGTTGGGTATTGTGAAGAACAGTCAGAAATGATATTAGTGTATGAATATATGGAAAAAGGGCCTTTGAAAAATCACTTGTATGGTTCAGGGATTCCACCTTTGTCTTGGAAGCAGCGTCTTCAAATATGCATTGGCTCAGCCAGAGGTCTTCACTACCTTCATACAGGTTCAGCACAAGGAATCATCCATCGTGACATTAAATCAACCAATATTTTGCTTGATGAGAATTATGTGGCCAAGGTTGCTGACTTTGGTCTTTCAAAAGATGGTCCATGTCTCAATGAAAGCCATGTAAGTACTGGTGTAAAAGGTAGTTTTGGGTATCTCGATCCTGAGTATTTCCGGAGACAGCAGCTTACAGATAAGTCAGATGTTTATTCATTTGGGGTTGTGCTTTTTGAGGTTCTTTGTGCTAGACCTGCTGTTGACCCATTGCTTGCTAGGGAGCAGGTGAATTTAGCTGAATGGGCAATGCAATGGTATAAGAAGGGCATGCTCGAGAAAATAATTGACCCTCATCTTGTTGGACAGATTAAACCAAGCTCTTTGAAGAAATTTGGAGAAACAGCAGAGAAATGTTTAGCTGATTATGGTGTTGATAGGCCAACTATGGGTGATGTGTTATGGAATCTGGAATGTGCACTTCAGCTTCAGGAAACCAGACAGCAAAGAGAACCACATGAAGATGGTAATATTGATGTGCCAGAGCTTCCAACACCTGGAATTGAACCCTGTGCTCCTTCTATTAACACAAGGACAGAGGGAGAAGATGGTGATCCAACTTCAGACATGTCTACAACCAAAGTATTTTCCCAGTTGATAACTAATGAAGGCAGATAG
- the LOC142618421 gene encoding uncharacterized protein LOC142618421 isoform X1 produces MDPNGFTDEKSESRLYVGNLDLRITEAALIKMFSPFGKIVAEDFLWHTRGPKRGEPRGFAFIQYSTKEEAKLAKEKMHGKLACGRPLVVRLASEKYLVETAEKLSKGVGDSHKTSLSGNSSGQMSRTAKIAAIKNKLKALEEDSSISKKQKLAESVSTSESLDRPSGKR; encoded by the exons ATG GATCCCAATGGTTTTACTGACGAGAAGAGTGAAAGCAGGCTTTATGTTGGTAACCTTGATTTGAGAATAACAGA gGCTGCTCTGATTAAGATGTTTTCTCCCTTTGGAAAGATTGTAGCTGAAGACTTTCTGTGGCATACTCGTGGTCCAAAACGCGGCGAGCCACGAGGCTTTGCTTTCATCCAGTATAGCACAAAAGAG GAAGCTAAATTGGCCAAGGAGAAGATGCATGGGAAATTAGCTTGTGGGCGCCCGTTGGTTGTCCGTCTTGCTAGTGAGAAGTACTTGGTGGAAACAGCAGAGAAGTTGTCCAAAGGTGTGGGTGACTCACATAAGACAAGCCTTTCTGGTAATAGTTCAGGACAGATGAGTCGAACTGCTAAAATTGCGGCAATCAAGAACAAATTAAAAGCTTTGGAGGAGGATAGCTCTATTTCAAAGAAGCAGAAGCTAGCTGAAAGCGTCTCTACTAGTGAAAGTTTGGATCGGCCCTCTGGCAAAAGATGA
- the LOC142618421 gene encoding uncharacterized protein LOC142618421 isoform X2: MQEAKLAKEKMHGKLACGRPLVVRLASEKYLVETAEKLSKGVGDSHKTSLSGNSSGQMSRTAKIAAIKNKLKALEEDSSISKKQKLAESVSTSESLDRPSGKR, translated from the coding sequence ATGCAGGAAGCTAAATTGGCCAAGGAGAAGATGCATGGGAAATTAGCTTGTGGGCGCCCGTTGGTTGTCCGTCTTGCTAGTGAGAAGTACTTGGTGGAAACAGCAGAGAAGTTGTCCAAAGGTGTGGGTGACTCACATAAGACAAGCCTTTCTGGTAATAGTTCAGGACAGATGAGTCGAACTGCTAAAATTGCGGCAATCAAGAACAAATTAAAAGCTTTGGAGGAGGATAGCTCTATTTCAAAGAAGCAGAAGCTAGCTGAAAGCGTCTCTACTAGTGAAAGTTTGGATCGGCCCTCTGGCAAAAGATGA
- the LOC142619055 gene encoding uncharacterized protein LOC142619055 — translation MGSAQVKYSSKSPTGYESPSWQRGLALRRKLCLTMAMMLHLPSPSVFTPNSNSNSNSNSKFQRSYFSSRQIPSTVITSIQAQPHHLSSSSSSSNTFLSPPLITTKPSSIRYVTARSLSNLPLISPNDHWGTWTSLFAIGAFGIWSENTKIGSTLSGALVSILVGLAASNLGVIENEAPAYSVVLGFLLPMAVPLLLFRADLRRVIKSTGTLLLAFLLGSVATTVGTVVAYVLVPMRSLGQDSWKIAAALMGRHIGGAVNYVAVSEALGVSPSVLAAGLAADNVICAVYFTTLFALASKIPPETSTSTNDVAMDVDSEPGNKLPVLQMATALAVSFAICKTGTFLAKYFGIHGGSLPAITAIVVILATAFPKQFAYLAPSGEAMALILMQVFFAVIGANGSIRNVMITAPSIFLFSLVQIAVHLAAILGFGKLFRFDLKLLLLASNANVGGPTTACGMATAKGWSSMVVPGILAGIFGIAIATFLGIVFGVKVLKYM, via the exons atgGGATCTGCGCAGGTAAAATATTCTAGCAAGTCTCCGACAGGCTATGAGTCCCCAAGTTGGCAGAGAGGCCTCGCTCTCCGGAGGAAACTTTGCTTGACAATGGCGATGATGTTACATCTTCCTTCTCCGTCTGTCTTTACTCCCAACTCGAACTCGAACTCGAACTCCAACTCCAAGTTCCAACGCTCATATTTCTCTTCCCGCCAAATCCCATCAACCGTCATCACTTCAATTCAAGCTCAACCTCATCAtttatcatcatcttcttcatcttccaaTACCTTTCTATCTCCTCCTTTAATTACCACCAAACCCAGTTCGATTCGATACGTAACAGCTCGGTCACTCTCCAATCTCCCTCTCATTTCTCCTAATGACCACTGGGGCACCTGGACCTCTCTCTTCGCCATCGGTGCTTTCGGTATCtg GTCGGAGAATACTAAGATTGGAAGTACACTGAGTGGAGCTTTAGTGAGCATTTTGGTAGGACTTGCAGCAAGTAATTTGGGGGTTATTGAGAATGAAGCTCCCGCGTATTCTGTTGTTTTGGGATTTCTGCTCCCAATGGCCGTTCCATTGTTGTTGTTTAGAGCAGACTTGCGTCGTGTTATAAAGTCAACTGGGACACTTCTGTTGGCTTTCTTGCTAGGCTCAG ttGCAACAACAGTTGGAACAGTGGTGGCATATGTGTTGGTACCAATGCGATCACTTGGTCAAGATAGTTGGAAAATAGCAGCTGCACTCATGGGCAGACATATTGGCGGAG CTGTCAACTACGTTGCCGTATCTGAAGCCCTTGGTGTTTCTCCATCAGTTTTGGCTGCTGGTCTAGCTGCAGATAATGTCATCTGTGCAGTATATTTTACGACATTGTTTGCGTTAGCTTCTAAAATACCTCCTGAGACTTCAACGTCAACTAATG ATGTTGCAATGGATGTTGATTCTGAGCCTGGCAACAAACTGCCTGTGCTACAAATGGCTACAGCCCTTGCTGTGTCCTTTGCCATCTGCAAGACCGGCACTTTCCTCGCaaaatattttggaattcaCGGGGGCAGCCTTCCAGCCATAACAGCAATCGTTGTTATTCTAGCAACTGCATTTCCAAAACAGTTTGCTTATCTTGCACCATCTGGTGAGGCTATGGCTTTGATTCTAATGCAG GTATTTTTTGCTGTGATTGGTGCTAATGGAAGCATACGGAATGTCATGATCACAGCACCTagtatctttttgttttctctagTGCAAATAGCAGTTCATCTTGCCGCGATACTCGGGTTTGGAAAGCTCTTTCGCTTTGACTTAAAGCTTTTACTTTTAGCATCAAATGCAAATGTTGGTGGCCCTACAACGGCATGTGGAATGGCCACAGCAAAAGGGTGGAGTTCTATGGTTGTTCCTGGCATTCTTGCAGGCATTTTTGGAATTGCCATTGCGACTTTTCTTGGCATTGTATTTGGCGTCAAAGTGTTAAAATACATGTAA
- the LOC142618499 gene encoding ferric reduction oxidase 4-like, whose translation MSMETALRMIFIVVFLGWLMVWVLLPTKTYTQAWTPKLKTKLNSTYFGVQGTNLLLLTFPMMFIAALSCVYLHIQKKPKNFNSKSVVKSNLLAFWRRPVLVMAPLGIVTAMELAFAAMFVVLLIWSLSNYLYVSFGHLHMHKAGEKVWQAKFRSVSLRLGYVGNICWAFLFFPVSRGSSILPLVGLTSESSIKYHIWLGHLSMILFAAHAIGFIIYWAMTKQMAEMLQWGKNWVPNVAGEIAIVFAMAMWVTSFPRVRRKMFEVFFYTHHLYTLYIFFYVLHVGSAYFCMILPGIFLFLVDRFLRFLQSRQRARLVSARLLPSGIVELNFSKSQGLTYNPTSTLFINVHSISKLQWHPFTVTSNCNMEPDRLSIVIKREGRWSQKLYQELSSSVDHLNVSLEGPYGPTSSPFLRHESLVMVSGGSGITPFISIIREIIFRSQSTNLHIPRVLLICAFKNSGDLTMLDLLLPISGTHTEISKMQFQIEAYVTRESEQSFADSQKLLETIWFKSDPSDSPVSATVGPNNWLWLGAIISSSFVMFLLFLGIVTRYYIFPIEYKTNETYHFTLRALWDMFLVCISIFIASSAIFLWCKKQNAMEVKPILNLEVPTPTTSAGSHFHVGDRELESLPHQSLVQATKVHFGSRPDLKKILTESKGSDIGVLVCGPRKMRHEVAKICSSRLADKLHLESISFNW comes from the exons ATGAGTATGGAAACTGCCTTGAGGATGATTTTCATTGTGGTGTTTCTTGGGTGGCTCatggtttgggttttgttaCCAACAAAGACATACACACAAGCATGGACTCCTAAGCTAAAAACCAAGCTCAATTCAACATATTTTGGAGTACAAG GAacaaatcttcttcttcttacatTTCCCATGATGTTCATAGCAGCTTTGAGCTGTGTTTATCTCCATATTCAGAAGAAACCAAAGAATTTTAACTCAAAAAg TGTTGTTAAAAGCAATCTTTTGGCCTTCTGGAGACGTCCAGTGCTTGTGATGGCTCCTCTGGGAATTGTTACTGCAATGGAGCTTGCCTTTGCAGCCATGTTCGTTGTACTcttaatttggtccctatccaATTACTTATATGTCAGCTTCGGTCACCTCCATATGCATAAAGCAGGCGAGAAAGT GTGGCAAGCAAAGTTTCGAAGTGTATCATTGAGACTGGGGTATGTTGGAAACATATGCTGGGCATTTCTCTTCTTTCCAGTGAGTCGAGGGTCTTCAATTTTGCCTCTTGTTGGGCTCACATCAGAGTCTAGCATCAAGTATCATATCTGGCTAGGTCATCTTTCAATGATTCTTTTTGCTGCTCATGCTATCGGTTTCATCATCTACTGGGCCATGACTAAACAAATGGCTGAG ATGCTTCAATGGGGTAAAAATTGGGTGCCAAATGTAGCTGGGGAGATTGCAATTGTATTTGCAATGGCAATGTGGGTGACAAGCTTTCCTCGTGTAAGGCGAAAGATGTTTGAGGTTTTCTTCTATACCCACCATCTCTATACACTCTATATCTTCTTCTATGTACTGCATGTAGGGTCTGCCTACTTTTGCATGATCCTTCCCGGTATATTCCTCTTCCTTGTCGATCGGTTCTTGAGATTCCTACAGTCCAGACAAAGGGCTAGGTTAGTCTCCGCACGCCTTTTACCTAGTGGCATTGTTGAACTGAACTTCTCCAAGAGCCAAG GATTGACTTATAATCCCACAAGCACATTGTTTATAAATGTGCATAGCATTTCCAAGCTTCAATGGCACCCTTTTACAGTTACTTCTAATTGTAACATGGAGCCAGATAGGCTAAGCATTGTCATCAAACGAGAAGGAAGGTGGTCTCAAAAGCTTTACCAAGAACTTTCTTCTTCTGTGGATCACCTCAATGTTTCTCTTGAAGGACCTTATGGTCCTACTTCGTCTCCTTTCTTGAG GCACGAGTCCTTGGTGATGGTGAGTGGAGGAAGTGGCATTACTCCTTTTATCTCCATAATTCGTGAGATCATTTTCCGAAGCCAAAGTACAAATTTACATATTCCTCGAGTTCTCCTAATTTGTGCATTCAAGAACTCGGGGGATCTCACCATGCTAGATCTCTTGCTTCCCATCTCTGGCACACACACAGAGATTTCCAAAATGCAGTTCCAAATAGAAGCATATGTCACCAGAGAGAGTGAGCAGTCTTTTGCAGATTCCCAAAAACTCCTCGAAACCATTTGGTTCAAGTCAGACCCATCAGACTCACCTGTTTCTGCAACTGTAGGCCCAAACAACTGGTTATGGCTTGGTGCAATAATTTCATCATCATTTGTCatgtttcttctctttttagGCATTGTCACTCGTTACTACATTTTTCCAATTGAATACAAAACCAATGAGACTTACCATTTCACCTTGAGAGCTCTTTGGGACATGTTTTTGGTTTGTATCTCCATTTTTATCGCTTCTAGTGCAATCTTTCTTTGGTGCAAGAAACAAAATGCAATGGAAGTGAAGCCAATCCTAAACTTGGAAGTGCCAACACCAACAACTTCAGCAGGTTCTCACTTTCATGTTGGGGATAGGGAGCTTGAAAGCCTTCCCCATCAGTCCCTAGTTCAAGCGACCAAGGTGCATTTTGGTTCAAGGCCTGATCTTAAGA AAATTCTAACTGAGTCCAAAGGATCGGATATTGGAGTCTtagtttgtggtccaaggaagATGCGACATGAAGTTGCCAAAATTTGTTCATCTCGGTTGGCAGATAAGCTGCATTTAGAGTCCATCAGCTTTAACTGGTGA
- the LOC142618500 gene encoding ferric reduction oxidase 4-like, giving the protein MFIAALSCVYLHIQQKSKNFNSKSVVNGRRLAFWRRPLLVMAPLGIVTATDLAFAAMFIALLIWSLSNYLHVSFIHLDMQKADEKVWQAKIRSVAMRLAYVGNICWAFLFFPVSRGSSILPLVGLTSESSIMYHTWLGHLSMILFAAHTIGCILYRAVTNQMSEVFEWRSDGVPNLAGDIALVFAMAMWATSSTPIRRKMFEVFFYTHHLYALYILFYILHVGAAYSCMILPGIYLFLVDRYLRFLQSRRRARLVSARILPCDTVELNFSKSPWLIYNPTSILFVNVPSISKLQWHPITITSNCNIESDILSIIIKREGSWSHMLYQELSSFSVDHLNVSVEGPYGPTSSHFLRHESLVLVSGGSGITPFISIIREIIFQSQTEELDVPPVLLICAFKKFADLTMLDLLPPNSVSHTEISKIKLKIEAYVTRENEQSLTDSQKHIQTIWFKSHPSDSPISAALGTNNWLWLGAIISSSFVMFLLILGMVNHYYILAIEQKNNETYHFTLTALWNIFLVCTCIFIASSAIFLWCKKQNAKELEGVLYLQVPTSPTSSGSQFYVADRELESLPHQSLAQATKVHFGARPDLKKILPECEGSDIGVLVCGPRIMRHEVAKICSGLANNSLHFESISFDW; this is encoded by the exons ATGTTCATAGCAGCTTTGAGCTGTGTTTATCTCCATATTCAGCAGAAATCAAAGAATTTTAACTCCAAAAg CGTTGTAAATGGCCGTCGTTTGGCCTTTTGGAGACGTCCACTGCTTGTGATGGCTCCTCTGGGAATTGTTACAGCAACAGATCTTGCCTTTGCAGCCATGTTCATTGCACTCTTAATCTGGTCCCTATCCAATTACTTACATGTCAGCTTCATTCACCTCGATATGCAGAAAGCAGACGAGAAAGT GTGGCAAGCAAAAATTAGAAGTGTGGCAATGAGGCTCGCGTATGTAGGAAACATATGCTGGGCATTTCTCTTCTTTCCTGTAAGTCGAGGGTCTTCAATTTTGCCTCTTGTTGGGCTCACATCGGAGTCTAGCATCATGTACCATACTTGGCTTGGTCATCTTTCAATGATTTTATTTGCTGCTCATACTATAGGTTGCATTTTGTATCGGGCCGTGACTAACCAAATGTCTGAG GTTTTTGAATGGAGGAGTGATGGGGTGCCAAATCTAGCTGGTGATATAGCACTTGTATTTGCAATGGCAATGTGGGCGACAAGCTCTACTCCCATAAGGCGAAAGATGTTTGAGGTTTTCTTCTATACCCACCATCTCTATGCACTATATATCCTCTTCTACATACTGCACGTTGGCGCTGCCTACTCCTGCATGATTTTGCCTGGGATATACCTCTTCCTTGTGGATCGGTACTTGAGATTCCTACAGTCCAGACGAAGGGCTAGATTAGTCTCGGCACGCATTCTACCTTGTGACACTGTTGAACTGAACTTCTCCAAGAGCCCAT GGTTGATTTATAATCCCACAAGCATATTGTTTGTAAACGTGCCTAGCATTTCCAAGCTTCAGTGGCACCCTATTACAATTACTTCTAATTGTAATATTGAGTCAGATATTCTTAGCATTATCATCAAACGCGAAGGAAGTTGGTCTCATATGCTTTACCAAgaactttcttctttttccgTGGATCATCTCAATGTTTCTGTTGAAGGACCTTATGGTCCTACTTCGTCTCATTTTTTGAG GCATGAGTCATTGGTATTGGTGAGTGGAGGTAGTGGCATTACTCCTTTTATCTCCATAATTCGTGAGATCATTTTCCAAAGCCAAACTGAAGAATTAGATGTTCCGCCAGTTCTCCTAATTTGTGCATTCAAGAAATTTGCAGATCTCACCATGCTAGATCTCTTACCTCCCAATTCTGTCTCACACACAGAgatttccaaaataaaattgaaaatagaaGCCTATGTGACCAGAGAGAATGAGCAATCTCTTACAGATTCCCAAAAGCACATCCAAACCATTTGGTTCAAGTCACACCCATCTGACTCACCTATTTCTGCAGCTTTAGGCACAAACAACTGGTTATGGCTTGGTGCAATTATCTCTTCATCATTTGTCATGTTCCTTCTCATTTTGGGCATGGTCAATCATTACTACATTCTCGCtattgaacaaaaaaacaatGAGACTTACCATTTCACCTTGACAGCTCTTTGGAACATATTTTTGGTTTGTACCTGCATTTTTATAGCTTCTAGTGCAATCTTTCTTTGGTGCAAGAAACAAAATGCCAAGGAATTGGAGGGTGTCCTATACCTGCAAGTTCCAACATCACCAACTTCATCAGGGTCTCAATTTTATGTTGCGGATAGGGAGCTTGAAAGCCTTCCCCATCAGTCCCTTGCTCAAGCCACCAAGGTGCATTTTGGTGCAAGGCCCGATCTTAAGA AAATTCTGCCTGAGTGCGAAGGATCAGATATCGGAGTCTTGGTTTGTGGCCCAAGGATTATGCGACATGAGGTTGCCAAAATTTGTTCAGGGTTGGCAAATAATAGTTTGCACTTCGAGTCCATCAGCTTTGATTGGTGA